The genomic stretch AGCGGTCGCTCGTTACTATCAGAGGTATGGATTTAATCCGAGGATTTCTGTGGGAAATGCACTGTCTTATCCTGAGGAGAGGTGGTTAAATACAGATGCCCAAGAACTGATGGACTCAGCAGGGGATTTTACGAATGCAGTGATGCTTCTCTACCCTGAAGAGACTAAGCTCGCCGGGGATGCATCGCTTCTTGCCTGTCCTAAAGGGTTTGGTATTAATGATGAGGAGTTTATCCGAGGGAATGTGCCTATGACCAAGAGTGAAATTCGGATTCAGGTTTTGGCGAAGGCCGAGATTACAGCTTCCACGAGAATCCTCGATGTGGGAGCGGGGACAGGCAGTATCGGTATTGAAGCAGCTCTTCTGGCCCAGCGGGGGTGTGTCTACGCCGTCGAGGAGAATCCAGAGGCACAGGAACTCATTCTCCTAAATCAAGAAAAATTTCAAATCAGAAATCTTCGGCTGATTCGAGGGGCAGCCCCGGTCGCTTTGCAAGGTATCCCCCCCATGGACGTGTGTATTATCGGCGGGAGTCACGGCCAAATTCAACAGATATTGCAACAAGCTCCCCTTGTACCGGGGGGTAGGGTAGTAATGACTGCTGTAACAATAGAGACCTTGGCTAGTGGTATGGAAGCCCTGAAAAGTTTGGCTTATCAAGATATTGATGTGGTATCCATTCAAGCAGTGCGTTGGAAGGGGATGGGGATAAAGGATATTCATCTTGCCCAAGCACAAAATCCGGTATTTATCATCTCAGGGCGGAAGAAAACTAACTAGAGTGAAATTGAATTTTCAGAACGGAGGAGAACCATAATGCAGCAAGAACAAAATGAACGAACAATTCCTCAGAGTACAAGGAAAGCT from Desulfitobacterium dichloroeliminans LMG P-21439 encodes the following:
- a CDS encoding bifunctional cobalt-precorrin-7 (C(5))-methyltransferase/cobalt-precorrin-6B (C(15))-methyltransferase; this translates as MIRIVGMGPGTPEWVAPAIRDSVKQCGVLLGGSRALKLFPDFKGDTYQISGNLSETLEKLQRAIEQGKQAGVLVSGDPGYYSLLPLLKREFPHEEIQVFPGISSIQFAFARAGIPWQEAELLSVHGRSLNSLPLNLKQTIGILTGGENTPQAVARYYQRYGFNPRISVGNALSYPEERWLNTDAQELMDSAGDFTNAVMLLYPEETKLAGDASLLACPKGFGINDEEFIRGNVPMTKSEIRIQVLAKAEITASTRILDVGAGTGSIGIEAALLAQRGCVYAVEENPEAQELILLNQEKFQIRNLRLIRGAAPVALQGIPPMDVCIIGGSHGQIQQILQQAPLVPGGRVVMTAVTIETLASGMEALKSLAYQDIDVVSIQAVRWKGMGIKDIHLAQAQNPVFIISGRKKTN